CGAGACCGACCCGAACACCTACTACGTCCGCGGGGAGATGACCCCCGGCCGGACGCGGAGCGGGAACGAACTCGAAGGGACCGAGAAGAAAGTCACCGGCAACCCGAACGGCGTCGCGACCGACGGAGGTGAGAGCCAATGAGCACCGACGCGAGAGCGGAGGCCGGCGTCCTCGTCCCGCGGTTCGGCAGCCGCGGGAAAGCGTGGGTCGGCCTGCTGGCCGTTCTGGTGCTCGTCGGGCTGGGGGCGTGGATCTACCAGCTCCAGCAGGGGCTGGCGGTCACGGGCATGGACAACGTCTTCTCGTGGGGGCTGTACATCATGCTGTTCGTCTTCTTCATCGGCCTCTCGGCCGGCGGACTGATCATCTCGAGCGCGCCGAAGTTCTTCCACTCGAAACGCTACGACAGTCTCGCCGCGCTCGGGGTTCTCCTGAGTCTGGGCTGTATCGTCGTTGCCGGCTTGTTGATTCTGCCCGACCTGGGGCGGCCGAGCCGGATCACCGGCTTCCTGACGTCGCCGGATTTCCGCTCGCCGATGGTCTGGGACTTCGCGATCGTCGTCCTCTACGGGCTCTTTAGCGCCGGCTACCTCTGGTTGCTGACCCGGCGCGATCTGGCGAAGATGGGCTCGCGGCTCGCCTTCGGCGTCGAGGACACGCCCGAGGGTCGTGAACGCGACCGCAAGCGGGCGTTCTGGGCGGCGGCGGTCGCGATCCCGCTGGCGATCGCGCTGCACTCGGTGACGGGGTGGATCTTCGCGACGCAGATCGGGCGTGGCGACTGGTTCAACCCGCTGGTGGCGCCGATGTTCATCATGAAGGCGCTGGTCTCCGGGCTGGCGCTGCTGCTGGTGACCGCCATCCTCGCGGATCGGCTCACCCGCTTCCGCCTGCCCGAGGCGCTCGTCCCCGAGTTGGGCAAGGTGCTGGGCGTGTTCGTGGCAGTGCACGTCGTCTATCTGGTGGCGGCCGAGCGGTTGCCCCACGCGTGGGCGGCGCACTTCGACTTCTGGTCGATCACGAGCGCGTTCCTCGTCGGGGACACGGTCCACTTCTGGCTGTGGACGGTCGTCGGCGGCGCCATCCCGATCGCACTGCTCGCCGTTCCCTCCTTGCGGCGCAACGTCGGGGCGGTGTTCGCCGCGAGCGTGGCGGCGATCGTAGGCATCCTCTTCGAGGGCGTCTACCTCGTCTTCACCGGCTACACCGACCTGAACATCGACGCCGCCCCCGGCGTGACCACCGGCACCGACTACACGGGGTTCGGCGCCGACATCTGGGCGACCGCCGGCAGCTACACGCCGACGGTCGTCGAACTCGCCGTCACCGTCGGCATCGTCGCTCTCGGCGCGTTGCTGGTCACCCTCGGCCTGCGCTTCCTGCCGCTGCAACCCGGCGGCGGCACCCCGCTCGGCGTCGGCAGTGAGGAGCGTCCCGGGGCCGACGCGGACCCGGCGGTCGCCGACGGCGGCCGGGGCGTCGAATCGGGCGAGGGGGACCCCTCGTCGTGAGCGACGGGCGTCGATAGCGCGCCGGCGCGGGCCGGCGGCGGTCGACGCTTCTCTCGTCTCTCGTCTCTCCGACCGCGCGGGGTGGCTCACTCCCGAATCCGGACGACCCCCTCCTCGAACACCTGCCGGTTCGGGACGATGAACTCCTCGGAGTCGGACTCGATTTTCGTCACGAAGAGGTCGACCTCCTGGACGATCCCGGTTCGCTCGCCGATTCGAACCCGGTCGCCGATGCCGTAGGGCTGGTCGAGCAACAGGTAGATGCCGACGGCACTGGAGACGAGGAAGTCCTTGAACGCGAACGCGCCGACGACGACGACGCCGATGGCGTAGACCGCGAGCAGGATCTGCAGCGCCAGCACCTGAACGTTGATCTGATCGAGGGCGACGAGGAAGGCGACGTACAGGACGGAGTACTTGACGACCTTCGGGATGATCGAGACCTCGGGGAGTTTCACCCCACGGAGGTACTCGCTGACGACGAGTTCGGACTTGTCGGCGACGATGAAGCCGACGATGACGACCAGAACGGCGATGAACACCTGCGGGATGAAGCCGACGACGGTCTGCCAGAACGCGTTCGTGTTGAGCAGTTGCGCGATGTGGATCGCCGTCAGGACGGCGATGCCGTAGATGAACCACGAACTCAGGCGGGCGATGATCTCGACGGTCGAGGTTCCGATCGACTGGGCCGTCCGCTCG
The Salinilacihabitans rarus DNA segment above includes these coding regions:
- the nrfD gene encoding NrfD/PsrC family molybdoenzyme membrane anchor subunit — its product is MSTDARAEAGVLVPRFGSRGKAWVGLLAVLVLVGLGAWIYQLQQGLAVTGMDNVFSWGLYIMLFVFFIGLSAGGLIISSAPKFFHSKRYDSLAALGVLLSLGCIVVAGLLILPDLGRPSRITGFLTSPDFRSPMVWDFAIVVLYGLFSAGYLWLLTRRDLAKMGSRLAFGVEDTPEGRERDRKRAFWAAAVAIPLAIALHSVTGWIFATQIGRGDWFNPLVAPMFIMKALVSGLALLLVTAILADRLTRFRLPEALVPELGKVLGVFVAVHVVYLVAAERLPHAWAAHFDFWSITSAFLVGDTVHFWLWTVVGGAIPIALLAVPSLRRNVGAVFAASVAAIVGILFEGVYLVFTGYTDLNIDAAPGVTTGTDYTGFGADIWATAGSYTPTVVELAVTVGIVALGALLVTLGLRFLPLQPGGGTPLGVGSEERPGADADPAVADGGRGVESGEGDPSS
- a CDS encoding mechanosensitive ion channel domain-containing protein; translated protein: MVAWQSLIDEPAVVAAAVLALGIVVGYLVGRLNKELLSAAGVPDAVEGTPFERTAQSIGTSTVEIIARLSSWFIYGIAVLTAIHIAQLLNTNAFWQTVVGFIPQVFIAVLVVIVGFIVADKSELVVSEYLRGVKLPEVSIIPKVVKYSVLYVAFLVALDQINVQVLALQILLAVYAIGVVVVGAFAFKDFLVSSAVGIYLLLDQPYGIGDRVRIGERTGIVQEVDLFVTKIESDSEEFIVPNRQVFEEGVVRIRE